GAACCTAAGATAGGTAGagggaaaataactttttttccttccctgtacCAGCAACCAATTCCATATTCCCTGTACAACTAAAATAGTCAACATGCCTTATGAGGACCCAATAATTTAGCCCAAGACAGAGTTCCTTGCGGCTGTTTTTTGGAAATCTGTCTTCAGGCGTTTGGCCAGATGGGTCACTGGGTATGACCCAAGTTTAGAGAACTACTTAGGAACATTCATAACCGACAAAAGAGGGTTCTTAATAATACGAAGTCTGGTTCCTCTGATTTGCTAAGCAAAACAAACAGattaataaatgtatgaaaagctGCTTGTGAGACGGTAAGTCCCCAGTGACCTGTCTTTGTTGGCTTTTGAAAGGAGGGAAAGGCACGATTAGTTCCTACTTGGGCAGTATCCATTTCCTGAGCTCTAGAATAATATTACattagaaaagttttattttccagattttttttttgcttgtggacagatattccaaatattttagaaacattatCAATGAAAACCACTAAACCATGTTAAGTACTCAACATGCTAGATGTTGTCTTAGGTGCTTCATGTGTGTTAACTCATTGATTCCACACAAAAAACTATGCTCTGAGGTAAATACTATCATTAACCCCATCTCACAGATAAGGAAGCAAAAGCACACCcacgttaagtaacttgcctgagagACGTTCCAGTAGGTTGAACCCTGGCCACCAGGCTGCAGCTTCTCCGTTCTGGTGACAAAGAGAAGGTACTTGAACTGTTGGCACGAAGCTCTGTTTATACACAGGAAATTAAGCCTGAGgccaagaaaattaatttcaattcACACAATTATGAAATTTTAGCAACTAAGAACGCAGTAATGACCGTGGTTAACTTACTCCGTAAGCTTCCCCAAAGCAACCGCAACAGCTCTGATTCACTGCAGTTGAGCACGCGTGGTATTTACTATGTCTTTAGCTCTGGCTGGTGGAAGAACTGAGGCCATACTTAGAATGTGTCATTGGGCTAATTTTATTCTGTAAATAGTAGAATAactttttacaatattttaaaacatctccaCCTTTTCCCAGGCCCACAGACTTACTGGTCCAGCCGCAGACTTTCTTGGTCACCACTGACTCGAAATTTAGTCCTGGTGCATGACGAGATTCTTTTGCTTGTGTTGGTTGTCTGAGTTGTGTTAGCTCGTCAAAGCTCTACTCACTTTTTACACGGAGTCAAAGATATAAAACACACATAAGTGTTTTTCAAATGGCAGGTCATGTTTTGGTGAAAATTTCCTCTGCCAAGCTGAGCTCACTTTAGGTAAGATATTAGAACACATTTAAATGGATAaggaaggccaaaaaaaaaaaaaaaaatcaaaatacaaatttggtggtgtgtgtgtgtggattcaGGGGTACCAGCAGTGGGGCGGGGGCGTGTTATTAGTTTCCTTAACTatcttcactttttctttcttctaatcaGTTTCTTCCACGTAAAACTGGGTTCTTTCTCTCCACGGACCACAAAAATCTGATTCTTGTCCTAGCCCAGATGGTGGAGTACAGTGACCATCAACAGAAGAAGAGATCCAGTAAACATAAAGGTCAGGATGATGCAGGCCCCAGGTGCCGCCTGGGTAGGTAACAGCTTGAGAATCTGTGTCTGAAATGCCAGGCTGGAAAGTCACATCTGCCCAGAGGATCCGGCAACTGTTACCGTGTTTTTGTGCGCCCACCTCTCTGAACCTGCTGAATGTCACTCTCTACCGCATGTACTATGCATCACATGGCTGAGACAGAGCTTTCTCATTTCTGAGTAAATGACCATGAGTAAAGACGGTCATGCCTTGAACATTTAGTGATGGAAAATAATTCCATTACCTTGGGTGGACTGCCCTTTCACGACTGTCAGGCAGCCAAACAGAGGAAACAAGTCGTAACGCTAAGGGCAGACGCTGAGACACATCAAAAACTTTTCCCTAATACTAAAGAGTGGAGGAGAATCCTAGCTTGGGGGAGATTTATGTAACTGAATGTCAACACAGATTTCAAAACCTCTTTTGGAATTGCTGACAGATCTCCAGACATCTGCTGTGTAGTTTGGTGGAAGAACAGAGCTCTGGTTGTAGGCCTGCCTGAGTTTTGTGACTAGTTTCTGCTACTTATGAGGTGGAACCAGAGACAAGttagcctcagtttcttgatCTCTTAAATGGGGATAATGCCTTTCTCTCAGCagtcttgtgaggattaaatgagatcatatatgCACATCGTTTGACTTAACAGTGTTCCTGTCACCTGCTAGCTAGGTGACCTTGGGAAGACGGCCTAACTTCACAGCTTCTTCATCTCTAACATGGGGACAATTCATACCTCCCAGGTCTGCTGTGACAAGTCAAGTCAGAGTAAGTCGTGTTCATCTAGCATTGAATCCAATCCACTTCCTAATGTCTTCTTCCACCTTCAGAAATGGAAACTTGAAACACATCATCTCCTAAAGAATAGCAGTTACTTAGAATTGGTATGAGGAAGGTGTAGGCCTGATTATGCCTCCGCTACTTCTTAGGCAGAGATGAAAATGCCGTCTTCAACTTTTCCTGCCAACCGTGATGATAAATTAATAGCAAACCGTATTTAGGCACCGTTCATGTCTAGGGAGCTCTAGGCACAGTGGTGACATAATCTTCACAACATCCTGAGGAAGAGGAGATGAGTGATTTAATCACCATCTTCAAGAAGACGGAGGGTTATCATCTGGCTGGTGACCAGATGTTTCCACCACaaccaaagccagataaagagCCAGCAGGCCCAAGTTGCAGGAAAGATCTGAGTTAAACCCTTCGAGATATGTCTTAAGGAGCTTTCTATTCAGGCAGTATTTCATTTCAAAGTACTGAATTACGTGGCTACAATTTATAGTTTTCCAGTGGCAAAgtgaaaaatgtctttctttacAGTGTCTACACAGTTTGGCTTTACACCTGGGTGATTCCTTTGGGCAGGTCTTCCCCTGAAACTACTGTAGCCAATTTTCAGGGTGGGCTACTTGGCAGTTCCCCAGGGACATTCGGAAAAGGCTCTGAGCAGGTTATCCCATGGCTGAGTGAGCTTCGAGCAGCTAACCCAGACCCAGCCTGAAGGTTAAAAAATGCAACGGGTTTGATTAGCTACCTGAGCTTGTGAAGGGTGTCCATGGGCTGAGCACGAGTGCCTATGTCATTAGAGTAGCTGTAGGACCTTCAAAACCTCAGACCCCTCGGAGGatgatatataattaattataatcatAAGCAGCAGACTATCACCCTTCTTTCCTGTGGTTGCTATGGTGAACAAACGGTATGGTTGCCAGCAAGAGCGACTGGGGGGCATGGAAGTTGGTATAAACCAGAAGCACCAGCAAAACCTCAACTCCTCCCCAACTAGGGTCCAGCAAGAGGCTGATGGGAGAGGCAGATTCCAACGGTGGTAGAAACATTGGTCACCGGCGCTatcctcttcccagcccctgaTGATGGCCAGCTGACTCGTTCTCGATAGGTGTGTTATTTCGGATAACGTTTCTCAAATTTTTACACGCCTGTAAATCACCTGAATATCATCTTGTTAACGTACAGATTTTGATTCAATAGGTCTTTAGGTACTGCTGCATGTGTCAGAGCCCTCTATCCACAGAGGCTTAGAcaagacagatttttttccttctttatgtaGCCCTGCTCCTTGAAGTTGCAGGGCCCAGGCTTCTCCTGCCCTTTCGCTAGGCCACGCCGGGTTTGTTGTCCTGGTCTGTACAGTCTTCATTGCACTCGTTTCTATATCTGCAGTTTAACCagcaggcttggggaagggaagggcatGCCCATCTCCTTAAGGGCCTGATCGAGAAACTGCACATTCCTTGTTCCACTTTTTTGGCTAGAATTTAGTCACTTGGCCACATCTAGCTTCAAGTACGgttgggaaatattttattttatacacattttattcTATGTTTGCAGGTGTCCACTGAAAATTCCATGATCACGGAAGGAGAGAATGCATATTAGGGAAGGCTAATAGTCTCCATCACAGTTGGGGATAAAACTAATGACAGCAGAATGTTACTGAGTACTTACTCTCTGCCAGGCACAGTCCCTTATATCATTCAATCTTcacaaaaaatgccattggtaggcattattattattcccgtttacagataaagaaactgaggcttagagaggttaagtcgCTTGCTATGGTCGTACAGCTGAGGCCGAGGCAGGATTCGAATCCAGACACTCACTCCAGAGCCTGAAATCTTGGGAGCAAAGAAAGAGCTGATTATAGAGACAGCAAGCAGGACAGGGGCAGTTTCTAGCAAAGGTGTCCTGCAGcagtgggagggggctgggtcATGAGTCAGAGATCCAAGTAAAAACATCTTACTCATTTCCACGAGCAAGTTGTGGCTTGGGGCAATTTGTACATTGTATTTCCAGAGGCAGAAGGATGAAGACAGCATAGCTATTCTTCTTTGGAGTTGTAAGACTTGTGAGTTAAGGGGCTTATTCCCCTGAGTGGCATGGGTATGACCGTCTCGAGGGCGTGCGGCCTGCTGGTCTTCTGCCCCGTCCCCTGCAGCAGACACCACCCTGAATAGCTGGTGCACTTGTCCCAGAAGAGCCACAGCTGGCCAGGGATAGATGGGGCCACTGCTCTGTGTCACAGTCACAAGTTAGAGGACATTTGAAAACTGTTTtccaggcttttttttcccccttcttttcatGAAAGGGGCTTTTTGTTAATACTGCCTTTGTTTAGGGATGATAAAGGGACCATTTTATTGGAATGAATTACTGACTCAAGTGCTGCCAGAGGTCTTAGCGAGAGGATAGCCCTCTGGCTTcacttcagcaggtgaatggaaaCAACCAATGGGCGTTGGTCTCAAGGGCATTTTGGAGTTTGCTCCATCAGCAACTTTGAGTATAGTTGCTGGCCGAAGTCGAGTCCAGGGGAGGCAGTCAGAGACAGTACTAgcaataatattaataaagtaTAACACCTTTTCCTTTGCATATGAAAAATGTCAAACGATCAGGAGGACTGTTGTCCAGGACTTACAGAGAATGATCTCTTTCTACCCACTACTAAATTGCTAAATCTCCACTACTAAAATGGGGTCCCAGTAACAATCTCAGCTCATCTTTCTGAACCTCTGAAAAAGCCAATCCTCTCTGCAGAGCCAACTGAATGTTGgtggaaaaaaaagtcaaacagctGAAAACAAGCCAGATTCTCTAAGACTCTGTGGAATTCACATAGACATGAAACatttaaagatactttaaaataattttcttctagtGGTGCTCCAGGGACTTTacaaaaagatatgaaaatactAGTAAGCCAAACTTGTACATTTTAACTTGTGTTTCCATGTCTAGAGCGTGCGGTGCCAACGTAAATTTGTGAAGACATATGGGTTGACGGTATATTTGGGCCCAAAATCTCATCTGCTGTTTTACTGAGACTCCAGGACCCAGTATATTTAAAGTCTGCTAGATGAATCAGCATTTCTTGGGAAGCCTCTTGTAAAATAAGGCTATTTGCAAACAGTGGCAAGGAATGCGGCATTTAAATCAACTGACCGTGAACTCTTCAGAGTTTAAGGAAATCATTAAGGGCTAATCAAATCAATAGAAGTTTGGGTAAGAGCAAAGATACCCCTTGATATTGTCTGAAGGCATGTTAATACCAATCAGCTAGCTCTAAGTGACTGCACCCCAagtactgatgaggaaacaggtgCCTAAGGGCAGCTGCCAGTGGTCAGGCTGTGGGAAGGTCAGACTGGCTCCTACAGGCGTCTCCTCTGACAAGCAAGGTGAGTTGTGGGTAGGCTGCCACTTGTGCCCTTCAAAAACAACAGGCACTTGTCTTAAGAGAGGAAGGCAAGTTTCCCAGTCCATAAAGCAAGGATCGTAAGGTAAGGTCAGGCCGTTTATCTTACAAGCAAGACAGCGTGGCATCCTTCTAAAGACACTGTACCAATTTCTGCTGGTGGCATTACTACGCAGGGAGAACAGTGCCCTATGTGGCTGATGGTAAGGAAATGTCCGGGAGTGTTTACAGGCAGAGTTTCTAAGTGCAAAGCTTCCCCGAAGCTCCTCTTTAACCAAATGTGCCCCCTCCCAGCTGTTATTCATGCACAGGTTCTGTACACCTTCTGTATTACAACTGTAATCAATCATTTGTATTATTTGCCTAATTGACATGATCTCCCACACTTCGTTATAAACCTCCATGCAGCCAGGGGCTGTGACTTATTCCAACAGTTAATCCCCAGTTCCTTGAACTTGCAAGGCACAAAGTAGGTACATAATCAGTATCAGCGAATAAATCAGTGAATGCTGAGAGAAATGGAAGATGTGTACCTGGGAGAGAATGTGCGTACACCAAAAATCCGCCTCTGTCCTCCGATTTTCTAAACTTGGGCTTCTATAAGCTAGTCTTCTACCTCAAGTCTTTTAGGAGGAGAGGGAGTGGCCAGGATGCTGGGCTGGGGTCAGCTGCTAACTCAGCCACAGTGGCTGCAGCCTTTCCTATTAGCGATACTACTTCTCGAGGTATTTAGAAGCTCTATGGCAAAGATCACCACCGCTTCCAACAGGCCAGTAGCCCGAGATCAATCTTGGGGAGGAAAAGCAAGAATGTTGAGTCCATCTTTTCACATTCTCTGCAAAATCCTTCAAGCCACGCTAAGGCGTGACAAGAGACTATCCACTGTTTCACTAAATGAGTCCAGTCTTATATGCAGAGGACACTACTTTGTTACCCAGAGTGCTAGACAGTTCTCTTCTCTTGAAACAACACTCCTGTAGAATGGCCTATGAAATACCTGTCAACCAATACCCACACAGGTGGCATGGAATATTTTGATTTTCTGAGATGCGTTTAGCCACTTTGTAAGttagataaagaaggaaaaactaTCATCCAAAAAGTATATTCTGCCAGCATTTCCCCGGACATGACCCCTCCTAGCTGCAGACAAACACAGGAAGCACAGCCTGTCACTAAAATGAATAGAGATGTAGTCAGTTTTCCAACTCAATGAACTACAAATCTTATTTTTTCCCCCCCAACAGTGGAAAGGGCAAGTAATTTAATGATACTTGCTCTGAATTTGTGTTATCTTCCAAATGGTGATATACTGGAAGGATGTTAGTCATCAAgccattacatttttattttgcctgtaattaaatttatttaaaaataatattttctatttattggcAGCTCTATAGTAGTGATAGAAAAATGTATCATATAACCAGAACTCCAGACTATGGAAAGACAGCTATGAGTAAGGAgagcattcttttattttttcttgttatttattcttagaaaacaaacaaacaaacaaacaaaactccctcGACGACCTACACACTTTTACTGCATTCCAGGCCTTTCAGAGTgtaaaatctataaaatgggattctCAGAAGCGGTAGCACCAGTTAAATATTATAAGAAGTGCTTATTTGAGGTgcttgaaatgaaaacaaaaacgaaaTCAGTATTTCAGCGAATCTAAATTTACAAGAGTGGACCTGATGCGCCTTCAGAGGTCTGAGCTAAAGGACTATTGCACCAGTTAAGCAAAGTAAATCAAGACACCTCAAAAAAAGGTGGTATAGTAAGAAAATGTCAATTTAATCATTTACTTTAGCAGGCAAGCAATTTGTAAACATTCAGTAGCGGCAGCATCCAAGttacaaacaatttaaaaagaaaccaagattagtgattataatttttccttccctttccccaaaagaaaaaagaaaaagatgtggaAGTGAATGACTTAACACACTACAAACGTTGAACATTCAGTTATGTCTTCTATCAGCCTTCTATGCATCCTCTctcttgtatttttaaaggtGTATCTACTCCTAAAATGCATTATCTTGCAATAACTGGTACAGGAGCGCTTGCAATCTAGGAAGTTGTTCCTGCACACGGATGTGCACATCTGATCTCAGTTTAAATCCCATTTGCAAAGGGAATATTTATGTCTTGATTCAATGCTTCTTTGACTTCGAGTGGCAGGGTGTCAAAAAGGTGATCTTCCACAACAAGCCCGCTTTTCTTGAGCAGGCGACACTGGCCCAGCTGGGCTGGCAGGCGGTCCAAGCAGTTCCCTTTCAGCTCCAGCTGGGTGAGCTGGGAGAGCTGACCGATCTTCTCTGGGAGGGAAGTGATGCAGTTCTGCCCCAGATTCAAAGTCCTCAACTTAATGCATTTAAACAACTGTTTTGGTAGAACGTCCACTTTGTTCCCCGTGATATGCAAATGCTGCAGGTTCTGAAGTAATCCTATTTCTATTGGGATCATGGAAATGTTGTTGTAGCTTACATCTAAGCATCTGAGTTTCTGTAAACTAAACACTGCCACAGGTAGGGATTCGAGCTTGTTGTTAGAGAAATAAAGTGACTCCAGGTTTTTGACGTGGGTGATGGAGGGTGGAATGGTAACGATTTTATTATGCCACAATTTTAAACAAGTCAGTCGTTTTAAATGCTGGAAACTGATGATTTCTTCAATTGTGCGTATGTTATTTGACTTTAAATCTAGTTCCTGCAAATTAGAGAGGCTGAAAATAGCATGTGGAATTCTCTctagctcacagttctggagttcgAGCTCGGCGACATTCATCATCTTCTTAAGGCTGTTCAGTACCAAGAGTTTAGTGCCGTCATTATGAACGACTAACCTGGTGAGATGTGGAGCCACATCTGTAATGTTGGAGGGGACTTTGGTCAGATTGCTCTTCACGTGGAGAATCTTAAGGTGCCGCAACTCTCGGAGAGATTCAAGTCCTATCATCTTATTGTTTTCAGAGTTCAAGTTGCCTATCAAGTACAGCTCGCGAAGGTTTTTGAGCAGATACACCCAGGCGGGAATTTCTGCCACGTCGGTGAACTTCACGTGAAGGCATCTCAAGTGATCACGGAGAAAGCTAAAAGCAGTCTGTTCCACTTTTGCAGGGCAGTGGCAGAGGTGAAGCTCTTGGAGATTAGTCATCTGAGAAATCTTAGCAGGAATTTTAGCTTCTGGAATCAGCTCGAGTTTTAGCACATCCAGGTCTGTGAGGTCGAAGACAGCATCGGGCACACCTGAGAGCATAAACAGATGGAGCTCCTGCTTGTCCTGGGCGTTGCGTGACACgtgctgcctcagtttctcaaatGTCCACTCGTGGTTCAAACTGATTTCCCTCAGTTTATTTTCACTGACTTCTGACAAGAACACCCCGAAACGCTTGGAATACAGCTGGTCATACTGGTCTACCATGTGTAGAAGGAACGCAAAATCATTTTTGACATCTGGAATGTCACTGAAACTGCTCTCTTCTCTGACTTTTTCAAAAGAATATTCCTTCAAAGGTATCCTGAATAACCAGAAGAGAGTGTAGAGGCAGATAAAACCATAAACGCAAATAATGGATATGTAACTGATGAGCAGTTTTTTCAGCATGTATGCCATGTTGTGGGTGCACTCAAACACCTCGTAACCCGTCAGGTGCTCGACTTTGGGCTTGCAGACGTGTTCAAAGCTGATCGCATTGACGAAGTTTGCAGTGTAGCAGAGGATAAAGATGAACTTGGCTGTTTTGATAACTGTTTGGACCACGTAGAGTTTATAGATCAAGTCACTGTCTTCCACGTGAGCACGGAACTTCCTCACTTTCTCAAACAGGGCTTTGGCCTGTTCCCCGTCCTTTTTGTCCAGGATGGTCATGCTGGGGACTTCAATCACGGGCTTTTCAGCTGAGAATTTGAGGCCAGTTTTGCTGATCATTGGGGTGCTGGCGCTGGGGCTCCCTTCATCACTGCTGGTAGATACGTGCTTTGGTAGAGTCTGGGCACCTGTTATTCTCTGCTTGTT
This sequence is a window from Globicephala melas chromosome 1, mGloMel1.2, whole genome shotgun sequence. Protein-coding genes within it:
- the LRRC8D gene encoding volume-regulated anion channel subunit LRRC8D, producing MFTLAEVASLNDIQPTYRILKPWWDVFMDYLAVVMLMVAIFAGTMQLTKDQVVCLPVLPSPVNSKAHTPPGSADVTTNIPKMESATDQDQDGRMTNEISFGASAVTPDIPLRATYPHTDSTVPNQEAKKDPTGRKTNLDFQQYVFINQMCYHLALPWYSKYFPYLALIHTIILMVSSNFWFKYPKTCSKVEHFVSILGKCFESPWTTKALSETACEDSEENKQRITGAQTLPKHVSTSSDEGSPSASTPMISKTGLKFSAEKPVIEVPSMTILDKKDGEQAKALFEKVRKFRAHVEDSDLIYKLYVVQTVIKTAKFIFILCYTANFVNAISFEHVCKPKVEHLTGYEVFECTHNMAYMLKKLLISYISIICVYGFICLYTLFWLFRIPLKEYSFEKVREESSFSDIPDVKNDFAFLLHMVDQYDQLYSKRFGVFLSEVSENKLREISLNHEWTFEKLRQHVSRNAQDKQELHLFMLSGVPDAVFDLTDLDVLKLELIPEAKIPAKISQMTNLQELHLCHCPAKVEQTAFSFLRDHLRCLHVKFTDVAEIPAWVYLLKNLRELYLIGNLNSENNKMIGLESLRELRHLKILHVKSNLTKVPSNITDVAPHLTRLVVHNDGTKLLVLNSLKKMMNVAELELQNCELERIPHAIFSLSNLQELDLKSNNIRTIEEIISFQHLKRLTCLKLWHNKIVTIPPSITHVKNLESLYFSNNKLESLPVAVFSLQKLRCLDVSYNNISMIPIEIGLLQNLQHLHITGNKVDVLPKQLFKCIKLRTLNLGQNCITSLPEKIGQLSQLTQLELKGNCLDRLPAQLGQCRLLKKSGLVVEDHLFDTLPLEVKEALNQDINIPFANGI